A region from the Achromobacter seleniivolatilans genome encodes:
- a CDS encoding TetR/AcrR family transcriptional regulator — translation MITARPPSLSQDKRLTKGERTRLQLLEVAAAEFAERGFQHTRISDIVARAGVTQPVFYQYFSSKQAAYDELVGMFAQRLRQAISQTRLPGALDGSDLADRIRKGVSGLLAILQEDPNLTRIGFFQVEAAEALKDELVAMIADNVRAEQEAGWFRPEISADWFAQSLMGIIERFTRQTPDAAQQQALADFIAVLLLDGIRQHQRSAS, via the coding sequence ATGATTACGGCACGACCCCCTTCACTATCGCAAGACAAGCGGCTCACCAAAGGTGAACGCACACGGTTACAGCTTTTAGAGGTCGCCGCGGCGGAGTTCGCGGAACGCGGATTTCAGCATACCCGGATCAGCGACATCGTCGCCCGGGCCGGCGTGACCCAACCTGTCTTTTATCAATACTTCTCAAGCAAGCAGGCGGCCTACGACGAGTTGGTCGGCATGTTCGCGCAGCGTTTGCGGCAGGCAATCAGCCAGACGCGCCTGCCTGGCGCGTTGGATGGTTCTGACCTGGCAGACCGCATCCGCAAAGGAGTCAGCGGTTTGCTGGCTATCTTGCAAGAAGATCCCAACCTGACGCGCATTGGTTTTTTCCAGGTGGAAGCCGCCGAAGCCTTGAAGGACGAACTCGTGGCAATGATTGCCGACAACGTTCGCGCCGAGCAGGAGGCGGGTTGGTTCAGGCCAGAGATTTCGGCCGACTGGTTTGCTCAATCGCTCATGGGCATCATCGAGCGCTTCACCCGCCAAACTCCCGATGCTGCGCAGCAGCAGGCGTTGGCGGATTTCATTGCGGTCTTGCTGCTGGACGGCATACGCCAACACCAACGATCAGCCTCCTAG
- a CDS encoding carboxypeptidase regulatory-like domain-containing protein — translation MRHYFQDHPIIRLSLPLRLLTLASTAALAGLAAGCVPYPVYKTLQPSARVTVLDTESQPIPNARVVLISSAYPYGQERSRQEMQSAQNGVATFPSQSEWRIEALMIHGSEQFFWNWCIEKAGFETYKTLNRTASQFDDKLIVELRAGESLSCNTDRTP, via the coding sequence TTGCGCCACTACTTCCAGGACCATCCCATCATCCGATTGTCACTTCCCCTACGCTTACTGACGCTGGCCAGCACCGCAGCCCTTGCTGGGCTCGCCGCCGGATGTGTTCCCTACCCGGTCTACAAGACCCTGCAACCGAGTGCGCGAGTCACAGTTCTGGACACCGAATCACAACCGATCCCGAACGCTCGTGTCGTGCTGATTTCCAGCGCGTATCCCTACGGCCAAGAGCGTTCGCGCCAGGAAATGCAGAGTGCGCAGAACGGCGTAGCAACGTTTCCATCGCAGTCGGAATGGCGTATTGAAGCCCTGATGATCCACGGTTCAGAGCAGTTTTTCTGGAATTGGTGCATTGAGAAAGCGGGCTTCGAGACTTACAAAACGCTGAACCGGACCGCGTCACAATTCGATGACAAATTGATCGTTGAATTGCGTGCTGGCGAGTCGCTTTCTTGCAACACAGATCGCACGCCGTAA
- a CDS encoding Bug family tripartite tricarboxylate transporter substrate binding protein: MFNFKRIAGLCAISAAYAVSFAAHAQTDTKTQAMTIVVPYGAGGIVDNTARAFAQKLATELGRPVVVENRGGAGGMIGMNTVARARDENTLGFTAVSPVTLSPHVMKTLYDPLKDLAPVAAVMYSPVYLVGGPKFTGKTFKDMLDQAKSDPNGLSLATAGVGSLGHLMLEQINGQANVRITHVPYKGMAQMVPDALGGQFTLMLVNASAPVNTLIDEGKLKLLAVGSPARLTGRPDAPTFAELGYPMANMTSTFGFFAPASTSPEFRTRMNAVINKVAALPDISKPLTEALNIMSPGSVEQFTAQVQKEYADNGKIVKAANIRSE, from the coding sequence ATGTTCAACTTCAAGCGGATCGCCGGCCTGTGCGCCATCAGCGCTGCATACGCCGTCTCGTTCGCGGCGCACGCCCAGACTGATACCAAGACGCAAGCCATGACCATCGTCGTGCCTTATGGCGCAGGCGGCATCGTCGACAACACCGCACGGGCTTTCGCGCAAAAATTGGCCACCGAACTGGGCCGGCCGGTTGTCGTGGAAAACCGGGGCGGCGCGGGCGGCATGATCGGCATGAACACCGTGGCTCGGGCCCGGGACGAAAACACCTTGGGATTCACCGCTGTCAGCCCCGTCACGCTGTCGCCGCACGTGATGAAGACCTTGTACGACCCGTTGAAGGATCTGGCGCCAGTGGCGGCCGTGATGTATTCCCCGGTGTACTTGGTAGGCGGACCAAAATTCACGGGCAAGACCTTTAAAGACATGCTGGATCAAGCCAAATCCGATCCCAACGGATTGTCGCTGGCGACTGCGGGCGTCGGTTCACTGGGCCACTTGATGCTGGAACAGATCAACGGACAGGCAAATGTGCGCATCACGCACGTGCCCTATAAAGGCATGGCGCAAATGGTGCCCGACGCGCTGGGCGGCCAGTTCACGCTGATGCTGGTCAACGCGTCCGCCCCCGTCAACACGCTGATCGACGAAGGCAAACTCAAGCTGCTGGCTGTGGGTTCGCCAGCGCGGCTGACCGGACGGCCTGATGCACCGACGTTTGCCGAATTGGGTTACCCGATGGCGAACATGACGTCCACCTTCGGTTTTTTTGCGCCCGCCAGCACCAGCCCCGAATTCCGGACACGCATGAACGCGGTGATCAACAAAGTGGCGGCCTTGCCCGACATCAGCAAGCCGCTTACCGAAGCGCTGAACATCATGTCGCCAGGAAGCGTTGAGCAATTCACGGCTCAGGTGCAGAAAGAATATGCGGACAACGGGAAAATCGTGAAAGCGGCGAATATCCGTAGCGAGTAA